ATCAGGAGACCACGGTGGTCAACATCACGCTGCGGCGCAGGCCCGGCGTGGTGACGGGCACCATCCAACTTGAAGGCGAAAGCCACCACGAGGGTGTCACCGTGTCGCTCTCCGGCCATGGCGCCACCGCGATGACGGATGCTCAGGGGCACTTTGTCCTCGAAGACGTGCCCCAGGGGCGCCACACCCTGGCGGCCAGCAAGGCGAACTACGCGAAGGCGGAGGCCGCGCTGGACGTGCGCGAAGGCGAGCCCCTGCCGGTCAGCCTGGCCCTGTCGCGGCTGGGCGCGCTCGAGGTCTCCGCGCCCAAGCTGGCGGTCCAGGGGGGACACCTGACCTTGACGGGCTCCGGTTTCGGCGCCGAGCGCGGCCCCTTCACCGTCACGGTGGGAGGAGAAGCCGTCACCGACTTCATCTCCTGGTCCGACACGGAGGTGGTGGCGCGGGTGGCGCACCACGTCGCTCCGGGCGAGCGCGACGTCGTCGTGACGCCGGGTGTGCCCTGGCGGCGGAACACCACCACCTCCGTGTGGGTGGTGCCCCAGAAGACCGTCGCCTACGGGGAGCATTGGGGCGTGGGTGTCCTTGCTTCCAATCACGTCTCCGTCTGGGGTGGGCCCTCCCTGGCCGACATCCACCCGATTCCGGCGGGGCTCACCGACGTGGTGAGCGTGGCCACGTCGCGAAGGACCGCCTTCGCCCTCCAGGCGGATGGCACCGTGGTGGCGTGGGGCGGTGACCTTCCCTCGGACCTGAGTGTCCCCGCCGACCTCACGGAGGTCGTGGCCATCGCGGGAGGCGATTCCTTCGTCCTGGCGTTGAAGGCGGATGGCACCGTCGTGGCCTGGGGCGAAAGCGCCATCGCCCCGTCCTCCGACGTGAGGGACGTGGTAGGCATTGCCGTCACGAGCAACGCCAGCCAGGCCTTCCTCGCCGGTGGCACCGTGGTGACGTGGGGGCAGGACAACGAAGGACGGGCAACGCCTGCCGAGCAGCTCTACCTGCCGCCGCACGACCTGCTCCTGCGCATCCCGGCTCGCTAGCCCCGCACACCATGGGCGACGACAGACGTCGCCCATGGTGCTGGTTGAATGACGTTGGCCAGGGCGACGCGCGTCCCGTTGGCGCGCGCGTCGAAGCAGCGTGAGTTCCGCCAGGCTGTCGCGGTGAGCAACCTTCGCTGCATGCTTCAGACGGCCCATCCCCTATCCCCTGGCTCCACCGTGGGATAGGGGATGGGTGCGGTCGCTCAGCCGTCCGTCCGTCCCTTGCGCGCCGTCTCCAGCAACTCGCGGATGGCATCGGCGTGCTTGCCATCGGTTGGCGCCCAGTCGGCGGGCATGCGGCCGGCGCGGTCGCGAATGAACGGGTCGGCACCGGCTTCGATCAATGCCTGCACGAGCGTTGGCATCGCATGCGCCAGCGCGCGCTGTAGCGGTCGTTGTCCTTCATCGTCGGGCACGTTGGGATCGGCACCCGCGGCCAAGAGGCTGCGAATGATGGGGCCGTGCACGCGTGCCGACGGTTTGAACAGCGCCATGTGCAGCGCGGTGAGTCCCTTGTCCGTTCGGTGGTTCACCTTGGCTCTGCGTGCGAGCAGGAGGTCCACCGCACCCAGTTCGCCACTGCGCGCGGCCAGCATCAGCGCCGTCGGGTTGCCCTTGAACTGGGTCCAGTCGGGGTCGAGGCCGGCGTCCAGCATCCGCCCCACCAGTTCGAGGTTGCCGGCAGCGGCCACCGAAGGGAAGTCCTGGGTTGCCCACGGGCTGCGGGCAATGCCGCCGGAGAACGTCCATTCGGGTTCGGCAGCGGCAGCGCCACGGACGTCCTTGCCCGTGGCCCTGTCGACAACCTGTGCGCGCCGTGCCTCCGCCGCCTGCCGCGCAGCCTTCTTGCTGCCGCGCCAGAAGGAATGCGTGGCCGGGTAGCTCGCCGGATCGCTCAGGTAGTTCGACAGCGCGACATGGCCATTCTCCAACGCCACGATGGAGGGCAACTTGCCGTCGTTGTCCGCCTGTTCGCGATCCGCGCCGGCTTCCACCAGGCATCGTGCGATGTCGGCAAAGCCATTCGCGGCGGCCGTCCACAGCGCGCTGGCGCCGGTTTCGTCCCCCGCGTTCACATCCGCGCCGGCCTTCACCAGCAAGCTCACAAGAGCGGCAAAGCCATGCGCAGTGGCCGCGACCAGCGGCGGCTGGAAGGCCGCTGCATCCGGGGCGGCCTTCGCGTCCAGCAGCGCGCGCACGGCAGCCTCGTCACCGTGACTGCAGGCATACGCCAACGGCGTGGCCTGGTAGCCGTCGAGGTCGACTTCATCGGGGTCGGCCCCTTTGGCCAGCAGGTCCTCCACCGCGAAGACATCGCACTGCTCGATGGCAGCGAACAGGTTCTCGGGCTTGTCGAGCTTCATGAGCGCTACCTGATGGATGCGTGGTGTTGGGCTGGACGCCGCAGCATCGCAGCCTATCTACTCCGCCGACCCTGGCGGAAGCCGGAGGAGCCGTGAGTCGGCCCTCCGCGCCGCGTCACGAAGAGTCTCCAGGCCTGGCCCGAGCCCCGGGAGCGGCGGCAGGTCCAGGAGGGCTGGGCGACGAAGCGCTTCACCTCCTGGACTCCCATCCCCAGGTCGCTCCGCAGGCGCTGCATGACCTCGATGCGACACGCCCCCGTGCTCTCCAGGGTGAGGGTGGTGAGCGTCTCATCAGGGTGAGGGTGGTGAGCGTCTCATCGCACTGGGAGGTGACGTGGTCCACATGCCCCAGCTCGACGGCGCGCGCGACCCAGAAGAACGCATGGCAGCCCATGCAGCGCGCAACCAAGGGGGGCAGCGGCCGCATAGGGGCTTCGAACCAGCCATCACTCCAGAGCACGGCGCCGAACGTATTTCCGGAGGCCAGGGTCCCGCACCGATGGAGGGCGCCACAGCGCGGACAGCCAAGGACTGCGTCGGGACCAGGGATCATGACGTTGGACTCCAAGTCCTCCTCAGTCATTGAACGCCGACGCCCTCGGCTCAGGCCGCTGGCTGGCGCAGGTAGGCGAACATGTGCGGGACGTAGTCGGCCTTGCCAAGCTGCACACCGT
This sequence is a window from Myxococcus xanthus. Protein-coding genes within it:
- a CDS encoding ankyrin repeat domain-containing protein gives rise to the protein MKLDKPENLFAAIEQCDVFAVEDLLAKGADPDEVDLDGYQATPLAYACSHGDEAAVRALLDAKAAPDAAAFQPPLVAATAHGFAALVSLLVKAGADVNAGDETGASALWTAAANGFADIARCLVEAGADREQADNDGKLPSIVALENGHVALSNYLSDPASYPATHSFWRGSKKAARQAAEARRAQVVDRATGKDVRGAAAAEPEWTFSGGIARSPWATQDFPSVAAAGNLELVGRMLDAGLDPDWTQFKGNPTALMLAARSGELGAVDLLLARRAKVNHRTDKGLTALHMALFKPSARVHGPIIRSLLAAGADPNVPDDEGQRPLQRALAHAMPTLVQALIEAGADPFIRDRAGRMPADWAPTDGKHADAIRELLETARKGRTDG